From a region of the Phaseolus vulgaris cultivar G19833 chromosome 6, P. vulgaris v2.0, whole genome shotgun sequence genome:
- the LOC137833323 gene encoding uncharacterized protein, producing the protein MEEWEGLDIDTTDIASFIRQCNSNTNVIPGPTGHVQVVILNRNSEGPVNTQEFINCIGDESHRRDFTSNPWRWAEQFLQFHGNVHLLCKFCVTLITKLIFLRDYLEGVIDGHDCGQLSYLSDIKQSTILPLLTCVVKSCHRNVIGCMSISLKDPKGIASASVHQKVLIDTKFGADIVVGSVKIFSPDRRAFYLQIMVNNIVKVSKFDICPPTEELIRASKPVIRVPPILDAKYLRFLNEEENRENKS; encoded by the exons ATGGAAGAATGGGAGGGTCTTGATATTGATACAACTGATATTGCATCATTTATACGACAATGCAATTCCAACACAAATGTAATACCTGGACCTACAGGTCATGTGCAAGTTGTTATTCTAAACCGCAACTCTGAAGGCCCTGTGAACACACAAGAATTTATAAATTGCATAGGTGACGAAAGTCATCGGCGTGATTTTACCTCCAATCCATGGAGGTGGGCAGAACAATTTCTTCAATTTCATGGTAATGTTCATCTTCTTTGCAAATTTTGTGTTACACTTATAACCAAACTTATATTTTTACGTGATTACCTTGAAGGAGTAATTGATGGACATGATTGTGGCCAACTCTCATACTTGAGTGACATCAAACAATCAACTATATTGCCATTGTTGACTTGTGTCGTCAAATCTTGCCATCGAAACGTAATAGGATGCATGTCCATAAGTTTAAAG GATCCAAAAGGGATAGCAAGCGCAAGTGTTCACCAAAAAGTGTTAATTGATACAAAATTTGGAGCTGACATCGTTGTAGGATCA GTCAAGATTTTTTCTCCAGATCGAAGAGCCTTCTATCTTCAAATAATGGTCAATAATATTGTTAAG GTTTCCAAATTTGACATATGTCCACCAACTGAAGAACTAATTCGTGCTTCCAAGCCAGTCATACGCGTTCCACCCATTCTAG ATGCAAAGTATTTAAGATTTTTGAATGAGGAAGAAAATCGCGAAAACAAAAGCTGA